In Vicinamibacterales bacterium, a single genomic region encodes these proteins:
- a CDS encoding pitrilysin family protein: MVTREVLDTGLRLITESMPHVRSVSIGVWLTRGSRHERIEQGGIAHFVEHMLFKGTASRTAEDIAQAIDSIGGQLDAFTAKEYASYYIKVLDEHLPTAVDLLSDIVMNPKFDPDDIEKEKKVILEEIKMVEDTPDDLVHELFTQHFWEGHALGRPILGSRESVESFTSEILQEYFDAAYVAPNLIVSAAGNVEHARLRELVDGAFGGLRTDAGPYSDSVPRVVPQVMLRSKELEQSHVCLGTNSYQQNHPDRYVSYIMNTVLGGSMSSRLFQNVREKRGLAYAVFSGLSAYRDAGNITIYAGCANEAVPEVVDLCVEELRRMKQPVPDAELRRAKDHLKGSLMLSLENTASRMSHLARQEIYFERHFGLDETLAGVERVSAQDVVRVASDLFANGSLAATIVGPAPRQVTRAQLDLG, translated from the coding sequence ATGGTCACACGCGAGGTCCTGGATACCGGTCTTCGTCTCATCACCGAGTCGATGCCGCACGTCCGGTCCGTCAGCATCGGCGTGTGGCTGACGCGCGGCTCCCGGCACGAACGCATCGAGCAGGGGGGGATCGCGCATTTCGTCGAGCACATGCTGTTCAAGGGCACCGCGTCCCGGACGGCGGAAGACATCGCTCAGGCGATCGATTCGATTGGCGGCCAGCTCGACGCCTTCACCGCGAAGGAGTACGCCAGCTACTACATCAAAGTGCTCGACGAGCACCTGCCGACCGCCGTCGACCTCCTCTCCGACATCGTCATGAATCCGAAGTTCGATCCGGACGACATCGAGAAGGAGAAGAAGGTGATCCTCGAAGAGATCAAGATGGTCGAGGATACGCCGGACGATCTGGTGCACGAGCTGTTCACGCAGCACTTCTGGGAGGGGCACGCGCTCGGCCGGCCGATTCTCGGCTCGCGTGAGAGCGTCGAGTCGTTCACCAGCGAGATCCTGCAGGAGTATTTCGACGCCGCCTACGTGGCGCCGAATCTGATCGTGTCGGCGGCGGGAAACGTCGAGCACGCGCGGCTGCGGGAGCTGGTCGACGGCGCGTTCGGCGGGCTGCGAACCGACGCCGGCCCTTACAGCGACAGCGTGCCGCGGGTGGTGCCGCAGGTGATGCTCCGCTCGAAGGAGCTGGAGCAGAGCCACGTGTGCCTGGGCACCAACAGCTACCAGCAGAATCATCCCGACCGGTACGTGAGCTACATCATGAACACGGTGCTCGGCGGGTCGATGAGCTCGCGGCTGTTCCAGAACGTCCGCGAGAAGCGCGGGCTCGCCTACGCGGTGTTCAGCGGCCTGAGCGCCTATCGCGACGCCGGCAACATCACGATCTACGCGGGGTGCGCCAACGAGGCCGTCCCCGAAGTGGTGGATCTCTGCGTCGAGGAGCTGCGGCGGATGAAGCAGCCGGTCCCCGACGCCGAGCTGCGGCGCGCCAAGGATCATCTGAAGGGCAGCCTGATGCTCAGCCTCGAGAACACGGCGAGCCGGATGTCGCACCTGGCGCGGCAGGAGATCTATTTCGAGCGGCACTTCGGGCTGGACGAGACGCTCGCCGGCGTGGAACGGGTGAGCGCACAGGACGTGGTGCGGGTGGCGAGCGATCTGTTCGCCAACGGGTCGCTGGCGGCGACGATCGTCGGGCCGGCGCCGCGGCAGGTGACGCGGGCGCAGCTGGATCTGGGATGA
- the rlmN gene encoding 23S rRNA (adenine(2503)-C(2))-methyltransferase RlmN — protein sequence MITEARHDLAELELAELEQALESMGHPRFHGRQLFQWVHKRGVTDFGEMTDLGRDLRSALAGSFRIVTPELVRKEKSSDGTTKFLLRLEDGQLIESVFIPDTPANTFCLSTQVGCAMKCGFCLTGKMGIIRNLTAGEIVGQVRVLARELHMLQSRFNIVLMGMGEPLHNYDAVMKALRILADDHGLSVNPRRVTLSTVGVLPALERLATEPLMPNLAISLHATTEDQRDLLVPINRKYGLKELLDACRRFPVKRRERITFEYVMLKDVNDTDEDARRLVRLLNGVKAKVNLLPLNEAAGIPYERPSEARINRFAQIVAERGLTVSVRKSRGRDIRAACGQLITESTRLRSPAQRLAALIQ from the coding sequence ATGATCACCGAAGCGCGCCACGATCTCGCGGAACTGGAACTCGCCGAACTCGAGCAGGCGCTCGAATCGATGGGGCACCCGCGTTTTCACGGACGCCAGCTGTTTCAATGGGTGCACAAGCGGGGTGTGACCGATTTCGGTGAGATGACCGACCTCGGCCGCGACCTTCGCTCCGCCCTCGCCGGCAGCTTCCGCATCGTCACGCCCGAGCTGGTGCGGAAGGAAAAGTCGTCGGACGGCACGACCAAGTTCCTGCTGCGCCTCGAAGACGGGCAGCTGATCGAATCGGTGTTCATTCCCGATACGCCCGCCAACACCTTCTGCCTGTCGACGCAGGTCGGCTGCGCGATGAAGTGCGGCTTCTGCCTCACGGGCAAGATGGGGATCATCCGGAATCTCACCGCCGGCGAGATCGTCGGACAGGTCCGCGTGCTGGCGCGCGAGCTGCACATGCTGCAGTCGCGTTTCAACATCGTCCTGATGGGGATGGGCGAGCCGCTGCACAACTACGACGCGGTGATGAAGGCGCTCCGCATCCTCGCCGACGATCACGGCCTGAGCGTCAACCCGCGGCGGGTGACGCTGTCGACCGTCGGCGTGCTGCCCGCGCTCGAGCGTCTCGCGACGGAGCCGCTGATGCCGAACCTCGCGATCTCGCTGCACGCGACGACCGAGGATCAGCGCGACCTGCTGGTGCCGATCAACCGCAAGTACGGGCTGAAGGAACTGCTCGACGCCTGCCGCCGTTTCCCGGTGAAGCGCCGCGAGCGGATCACGTTCGAGTACGTGATGCTGAAGGACGTCAACGACACCGACGAGGACGCGCGGCGCCTCGTCCGGCTGTTGAACGGCGTCAAGGCCAAGGTGAACCTGCTGCCGCTGAACGAGGCGGCCGGGATTCCCTACGAGCGGCCGTCGGAGGCGCGCATCAACCGCTTCGCCCAGATCGTCGCCGAGCGCGGCCTCACCGTCTCGGTGCGCAAATCGCGCGGCCGCGACATCCGCGCGGCGTGCGGGCAGCTGATTACGGAGTCGACGCGGCTGCGATCCCCCGCACAACGGCTGGCGGCACTGATCCAGTAG
- a CDS encoding MiaB/RimO family radical SAM methylthiotransferase → MKYAIVTFGCRVNHADSLRIEEDLRARGGVEAPSCDADVVVVNTCSVTATADQGARQAIRRIARANPSAKIVATGCYATRCEDDFAALPVTVVRNSDKLSFARTLGADPPDGPCGAPVEPGVAGRTAFTIRAQTGCEEQCAYCIIPATRGASRSAAIQALVADVERAAEAGFKEVVVTGVHLGSYGRDLAPAASLLDLLRALDRVRGDVTFRVSSLEPMDCTPAIVDFVAGSGRFMPHFHLPLQHASDRVLAAMRRPYTLGYYRRLVDGIVARLPHASIGSDMLVGFPGETDADVAANLEYLPASPLTHLHVFPYSDRPGTAATAMRDKVHGAVIRERAAQLREIGVGLSRRFRASQAGTVRPGLTLEDGTLVVTDNYLKVRIAPGIARNTRVAVRIPPAGGDLEVGPTGSVPPAVVRGIAAASTP, encoded by the coding sequence GTGAAATACGCGATCGTCACCTTCGGCTGCCGCGTGAACCACGCGGATTCGCTGCGCATCGAGGAGGACCTGCGTGCGCGCGGCGGCGTCGAGGCGCCGTCGTGTGACGCCGACGTCGTCGTCGTCAACACCTGCTCGGTCACCGCCACGGCGGACCAGGGGGCGCGGCAGGCGATCCGCCGCATCGCGCGCGCCAATCCGTCCGCGAAGATCGTCGCGACCGGCTGTTATGCGACCAGGTGCGAGGACGACTTCGCGGCGCTGCCCGTCACCGTCGTCCGCAACAGCGACAAGCTGAGTTTTGCCCGGACGTTGGGTGCTGACCCGCCTGATGGCCCGTGCGGCGCCCCTGTCGAACCCGGCGTTGCCGGCCGCACCGCCTTCACCATCCGCGCGCAGACGGGATGCGAGGAGCAGTGCGCCTACTGCATCATCCCGGCCACCCGCGGCGCGTCGCGCAGCGCGGCGATCCAGGCGCTGGTGGCGGACGTCGAGCGCGCCGCCGAGGCGGGCTTCAAGGAAGTGGTCGTCACCGGCGTGCACCTCGGGTCCTACGGCCGCGATCTGGCGCCTGCCGCGTCGCTGCTCGATCTGCTGCGCGCGTTGGACCGCGTCCGCGGCGACGTGACGTTCCGCGTCAGTTCGCTGGAGCCGATGGACTGCACCCCGGCGATCGTCGATTTCGTCGCCGGCAGCGGACGGTTCATGCCGCACTTTCACCTGCCGCTGCAGCACGCCAGCGATCGCGTCCTCGCCGCGATGCGCCGGCCGTACACGCTCGGCTACTACCGCCGGCTCGTCGACGGCATCGTCGCGCGGCTGCCGCACGCGTCGATTGGCTCCGACATGCTGGTCGGGTTCCCCGGCGAGACCGATGCGGACGTCGCCGCGAACCTGGAGTACCTGCCGGCCTCACCGCTGACGCACCTGCACGTGTTCCCCTACTCGGATCGTCCGGGGACCGCGGCGACTGCGATGCGGGACAAGGTGCACGGCGCCGTGATCCGCGAGCGCGCGGCGCAGTTGCGGGAGATCGGCGTGGGGCTGTCGCGGCGCTTCCGGGCGTCGCAGGCGGGAACCGTGCGTCCCGGGCTGACGCTGGAGGACGGCACGCTGGTAGTGACGGACAACTATCTGAAGGTGCGAATCGCGCCGGGGATTGCGCGAAACACCCGCGTGGCGGTCAGGATTCCACCGGCAGGCGGCGACCTGGAGGTCGGTCCTACTGGATCAGTGCCGCCAGCCGTTGTGCGGGGGATCGCAGCCGCGTCGACTCCGTAA
- the purE gene encoding 5-(carboxyamino)imidazole ribonucleotide mutase — translation MPQVLILMGSDSDAPVMQAAVDTLREFGITSEMTVASAHRSPARVMRLVEEAPGRGVKVFIVGAGAAAHLGGVVAAHTILPVIGVPIDSSALKGLDALLSTVQMPPGVPVATVSIGKPGATNAAVLAAQILAVGDKAMADKLAQYKTKLAEKVEAAAAKLSGSPA, via the coding sequence ATGCCACAAGTTTTGATCCTGATGGGTTCGGACTCCGACGCCCCGGTGATGCAGGCGGCGGTCGACACGCTGAGGGAATTCGGCATCACCAGCGAAATGACGGTGGCGAGCGCGCATCGTTCCCCGGCTCGCGTCATGCGCCTGGTGGAGGAGGCCCCCGGGCGCGGCGTGAAAGTGTTCATCGTCGGCGCCGGCGCCGCGGCGCATCTCGGCGGCGTCGTGGCGGCGCACACCATCCTGCCGGTGATCGGCGTGCCGATCGATTCGTCGGCGCTGAAAGGACTGGACGCGCTGCTGTCGACGGTGCAGATGCCTCCGGGGGTTCCCGTCGCGACCGTGTCGATCGGCAAGCCCGGTGCGACCAACGCCGCGGTGCTCGCCGCCCAGATCCTGGCCGTGGGAGACAAGGCGATGGCGGACAAGCTGGCTCAATACAAGACCAAGCTGGCCGAGAAGGTCGAGGCTGCCGCCGCAAAGCTGAGCGGCTCGCCCGCCTGA